CAGGGCCAGCAGACTAAGGCCAGCGTTGAAGAGCACGAATGAGCTGGTCCAGAGCCGTTTGTTCAGCGGGAACCAGATGCTCCACACGCCGCTCAGCGCCAAAAAGGAGACTGAGGCGGTCAGCAGGCCGCGTGCGGTGGCGGAGGTTACTCCGTTACGGGTGATCCAGATGCCGGTCAGCACACCGAGCAGGGCGGTAGCGAGCGAGGGAACGGAGCTGAGCAGGCCCTCCGGGTCGTAGAAGTCTGCCCGGTAAAGATGGCTGGCGGGCAGCAGGTGACGATCGAGCCATGCCGGGAAGTTGCCGACCGGATCGAGGAAGGGTACGTCGACGCCCGGCATGCCAAAGCCGGGAACGGGGACCCAGCGGAGCAGGATCCAGTAGCCAAGCAGGATCGAGACTGTCACCACAACCAGCGTCCGCGGCTTCGCCTTGAGGTAGAGGAGCGTGGCAATGAAGAAGCAGATGGCGATCCGCTGCAGCACACCGAAGACCCGGAAGGTGTGCCAGGCGTAATGCGGGAACGAGCTTACGGCCAGCCCGAGGGCAAACAGAACCAGCGTTCGCTTCGCGGCCTGCAGAATGATCGTCGACGACGCGACGCCTTTCCGTAGCTTGCCGCGGAGGGAGAAGACGATGGAGATGCCCACCATGAACAGAAAGCAGGGGAAGACGACGTCGGCCAGGGTGCAGCCGTTCCAGGGGGCATGGGAGAGGAAGGGGAAGGTGTGCGCTCCGTCGCCGCTGGTGTTCACCATGATCATCAGGGCGATGGTGAGTCCGCGCAGGACATCAAGGGAGGTGAGCCGGGGGGAGGAAGAGGGGGCCTGGCTCTCGCTACTGACTTCGGGACGGGGCATGGAGGAGGAAAGCGTCATCCGTAACTCTTCCAACAGGATTTTCGGTAACGGACCGTACCGTGCGTGTACACAAAGCGTCGCCAGCGTCCGTCAATCTCGTTACAATGTATCTGTCGCCTCTTGCCTTTGGCCAAACGCGTTCACGGATGTCCGCTAATTTCACGGTGAATTGCAGGTGAATAAGGCATTGAGGGGAGTAGGTATGTCTACCGCGAAGCCTGTTTCCGACCCTCCGTCTCTAGAACAGCAGCGGCTTCTTGTCTCCCGTATCCTCTCTTCCGCACTCTTTCGCAAGTCGCGCAAGCTCGCGACCTTCCTCCAGTTCATCTGCGAGCAGCAGCAGATGGGGAAGGCCGATTCGATTAACGAGCAGCGTATCGGCACGGAGGTCTTCGGCCGGAATGAGGGATACCACATGGGGGAGGACTCGATCGTCCGCTCCCAGGCGCGTTTCCTGCGCATCCGTTTGCAGGAGTACTTTGCGACCGAAGGGAAGGACGAGCCCATTGTCCTCACCATTCCCAAAGGAAGCTACGTCCCTGAGTTTCACCTGCGCGAGCTTCCTGCTGAAACGGTACAGACGGTTGCGACTCTTGTATCCCACATCGGTTACACGGCGTCTACTCCCAGCGACAAGGAATCGTCTGAACCGCCTCCAAAGAGATCGTTCTTCTGGATCTATGTTGCGGCGGGGATCGGCGCCGTCGTATGCCTGGCGCTGGGCATCGGCTGGTGGCTTCGGGGAGAGGAGCACCGGCACGCCGGAGTTCCTGTGGAGGTTCGCTTCTGGGCCAGCATCTTCGATTCGCAGCGGACGATCATTCTTGTTCCTGCCGATAGCAGCCTGGTGCTGATGGATGAGCTGATCGGCAACGAGATTACGTTGTCGGACTACATGAACCGGAAGTACCGCAGCACCGTTCCTCCGCCCGAAATGACCCGGATATGGAACCAGCTGCTGACGAGTCAATATACGAACGTGGTGGACCTGAGACTGGTCTCGGCGCTGGAGCGTCTGCCTGAGGTTGACCACAGCAAGACGCAGGTCCGTTTTGCGCGGGACGTCAGCGTAAGCGAGCTGAAGCAGAATAACGTCATCCTGATTGGCAGCACACGCGCCAACCCGTGGGTCGATCTCTTCTCCTCTGCCGGGCGCTTCCGCGTGGGCTACGACTCGAAGACTCATACCAATCTGGTGGAGAACCGCAATCCCGGACAGGGCGAGAAAGCGCGTTACGACGAGGCTGCCGACAGCGCCGACCACCTGGCTTACGGAGTGATCTCCTATCTTCCAAGTCTGGATGGTGAGAGCTCCTCGCTGCTGATCGGTGGAACCAGCAAGGCAGGGACGGAGACAGCGTCCGAGTTTCTTCTGAGTCCGCGGTTTATTACCTTCCTTCACACGCTGGATAAGGGTGGCGCGTTGCCTCACTTTGAGATTTTGCTCTCGGCGCAGAACCTGAACGGTAATTCCTACCAGCGCACGATCGTCTGCTATCACATTCTGTAGGGAGCTCGGGCTTCCCAGTCCGTTCGACATCTGTTCGCGCGTAGCGCGAATGTAGCGCTTAAGGGGAAGGGCTTCAGCCGTCACCTTAAGCAAGACAATCGCACCTTCGGTGCGATCTGGTTGTGCTGCATGCAACGAATATTAGCGGTCTAGAAAGGAAGCAAAAAAGCTCTTCATTTGCCTTTCGAGCCCTTCATCAAGCCGTGCACTCGCGCACTTCACGTGAAAGGTAAGCGATTTATTTTTGAATGGCTTACGGCCGTATTCACGGTGAAACCCGGCTATCACAGTTAAATACTTTGCCAATCATTTTTTGCGCCTTCGATACTCCCGACACTCGTCTGCTGTAGTTTGCGGCAGACATGGAGGCCGTAAGAAATGAACGAAAAAAAGATAAATCCAATTAAGCAGAGTCTCGGGCGCATAGTACTTGCCCCGTTGGGTCTGTGTTTTGCGCTGAGTCTGGCATTCCTGAGTGGAGAGCATCTGCTTGCACAAGGTATTACGGGAACGATCGCCGGAAATGTGGCGGACGCCAGCGGCGCAACCATTGCAGACGCGACCGTAACCGTTACACAGACCGAGACCAACACGATCCGCAAAGTCACCACCTCCGATACCGGAAGCTTCACCGTCACCCAGCTCGCCCCCGGGCACTACACCGTCCAGGTTGACCACGCCGGATTCCAGACCTTCCGTCAGGTGGGAATCACGCTGGCCATCGACCAGACGATTCAGCTTAGCCCCGTCCTCCCCAATGGCGAGGTCACGCAGACGGTCGAAGTGACCGGCGCCGGCAACACCATCCAGACGCAGGACTCATCGATCGGCACTGTGGTGGAGAGCCAGGCGATCCAGAACACGCCGCTGAACGGCCGCCTTGGGTTGATGGGACTGATCTCGCTCGCGCCTGGTATTCAGGGTGTTGGCGCGCAGGACCAGCTTGCGACCCGCGGCATTACCTTTGCAGCCGGTACCGGCTCTCGTAGCTCCTACGGTGGACTCACCTCCACTCTGGACGGCGTTACCAATCAGGAGGTGACGCTGCAGCGCGCCGAACCTGAGGTACCGTCGCTCGACGCCATCTCGCAGTTCAAGGTGCTCTCCAACGGCGCACCTGCTGAGTTCGGCCAGCCCGCAGCTCTGATCGTGGTCTCCGCCAGCGGCGCCAACCAGTTCCATGGCGGTGCGCTCGAGTACAACCGCTCCAAGGGCATGGGCGCCAAGGCGTACTTCAGCGGCGCGAATCCGCGGCCGCCGTATCAGCGCAACGAGTTCGGTGCAAACCTTTCGGGCCCGATCCTGATCCCTCATGTCTATAACGGCCGCAACAAGAGCTTCTTCTTTGTTGCGTACGAAGGCTTCCGCCTGACACAGTCGTACTCCGATAACACGCAGCAGCCGACGGCGCTGATGCGGCAGGGTGTCTTCACGGAGTTTTCCGGCAACATCACTAACCCGTCGACTGGAACGGCCTTTGCGAATAAGACCATTCCGACGGCGAATCAGAATGCTGTTTCGCTGAAGCTGCTGAGCCTGCTCTATCCGAATCCGACGACCTCGGGTACGGGCGTCAACACCTATGAGCAGGTGCAGACGACCTCTACAGCAAGCCGCGTTTCGGTTCGCCTGGATCACCAGCTCACGGCCAACGATCAGCTCCGCTTTACCTTCCTGCGTGCGTTCTATGGCCCAAGCCCGACCAACGGATCCACCAGCCTGCAGGGTGGTAACGCACAGGATGGCGAGCACAACATGAACATCATCCTGGGATGGACGCACGTGTTCTCTCCCAACCTGCTGCTCGATACCTACGGCTCGTTCTTCCATCTGCCCATCTACCGCACACCGCAGAACTACAAGACCGACTTCTCCAGCATCATTCCTGGTCTGGGAACGGGTCTGATTCAGGGTGCGCCGCAGATCACCATCACCAACATCCAGGGCGTCAGCGAATCTGGATCGAAGGATCTGGAGCAGGTTGGCCAGATCGGTACATCGTTGACCAAGATCGCGGGGAGCCACACCATCAAGGGCGGTTTCTCGTATCTGTATGACAACCACTGGAACATCTCAGCGACGAGTCCGCAGCGTGGTTCCTTCCGTTTCACGGGCCAGTACTCGGGCAATGCTTTTGCGGACTTCCTGCTGGGCTATCCGGTGACGGCAATCAAGCCGGTGCCGAACGACTATGTAAAGCGCGATATCTCCGCCCAGTACGCGGCTTATATCCAGGACGACTGGAAGATCCTGCGGAACCTGACCATCAACGCCGGCCTGCGCTATGACCTGCAGTTGTTCAGCGACAACCTCTATCGCAACACTGCTCTCTATATCCCCAACCTGAAGCAGGTGGTGGTCTTCGGCAATTCGTATCCGTCGGCGGCTATCCCGAGCTTCCTGACCTCCATTCCGATCACGCTTTCGAGCACAGCCAATCTGCCGAACAATGTCTTCAGCTATCTCGGCCAGAACAAGAAGAACTTCGCTCCACGTCTTGGCTTTGCGTATGAGGTAAGGCCGAACACGGTGCTGCGCGGCGCCTTCGGTATCTACTACAACCTGCTGCCGGCTTCGTATATCACCACGGCGCCGTTTGCCAACCTGCCGTTCTCGGGCTCGCAGACCTTCAACAACTCTTCGGGTTCCACGCCGTCATTCTCGATGTCGAATGCGTTCTCCGGAACCGGAAGCTTCGCGGCGAATCCTTCGGTATTGGCGCAGGCTTCGACGACGACACCCTACACCGAACAGTACAACCTCGCCCTGGAACATCAGTTCGCCGGTAACTGGACGGTGCGTGTCGGTTATGCCGGACAGCACAACCTGAAGCAGAACAACTATGGCGGATCGGGTAACTACGCTCCGAACATCAACCTGCCGTCGACGCCGGTGTTGATCAAGAACGGTTCGGTGACGGCACAGAGCCTGAACCTGGTACAGCCGTTTTCGACGATCAGCCTGAATATGGCTCCCATCTTCCACAGCACGATGAACGCGCTGCAGGTAGGCGCTCATCGTCAGTATCACAATGGCGTCTCCTTCGGCGCTGAGTATCAGTGGACTCGCGTGATCGGTACGGAGAATCTCCAGAACCCTTCCGGATCGGCGCCGAACGACTCCTACGGCAACGTCGGTGGCATCACGCCGCAGGCGCTCACCGTCAACTACTCCTATCTGCTGCCCTTTGGCAAAGGAAAGACGTTCCTGGGAACAGCCGGCAACGTCGTGGATAAGATCGTGAGCGGATGGCAGGTCTCCGGCATCTCGGTCTTCCAGACAGGCCAGCCCTTCTCGGTAACCTATACGGCTCCGGGCACCTACACCGATGGCAGCGGCAATAAGTGGACGAATCTGGTCAGCGGCCGTGCCAGCCGGGCTGCAGGCGCCTCTCTATATCCCACAACGAAGAACAAAACACAGTGGTTCAATCCAGCGGCCTTTACTGCACCGACGGATGCAAACGGCATCCCCGGTGGAGCTTACGGTAACTCCGGCTATAACATGCTGCGGGGACCCCGGTATCAGAACTGGGACATCAATCTGCAGAAGAACATCGTCTTCAAGGAGCGGTATCGCGTGCAGTTGCGTGCCGATTCCTTCAATGTCTTCAACCATCCCAACTTTGGAACTCCCAACGCGAACATCAGCAACACGTCCACGATTGGGACCATTACCTCCACGAGCAGCACGCCCACCTACCAGCAGCGTACGGTGGAGTTCGCGGCTAAATTCAACTTCTGAAAAACAAGTTAGAGGTTGAGTTCTTACCGGGCGGTGTTCTCTTATGAGGACACCGCCCGTACGGATGCATGGAGGTGTTTGTGGTGCGCAAGCTTATCGCAGTAATGGCGCTTTGTGGAGCAACGTCGTTTCTCTATGGGCAGGGCCAACCACCACATGCCCGGCATGTCTCTCCCGCTTCTCTCAATCGAAATACCGGTGAGCTCTTCCAGGAGTCTATGCGCTGGAATGAGTACTTTTTTGACAATGCGGAATCACTCATTAAAAGCCCGTCTGCCGGTTCCCATGGCGCTCAGGGCGAGGGCCGCAGATACATGGTTCGCGAGTCGAGCTGGTACGCGTTAGGTCTTCTCTTTCGCGACCAGCCCGGTGATCGCGAACGTGCCGCAAAGATTCTGGATGCCGTACTGAAGCAGCAGTACACCGATCCGAGCGTTCGCTGGTATGGAACCTATAAGCGCACTCCCGCCGAGCCGACGCCGCCCAGCAAGAGTGAGCTGTGGCGTGATTACGATCCCAACTGGCGTGTCTTTATCGGGACGACCTTTGCGATGATCCTGATTGAGTATCCGGATCGTGTCCCCGCCGAGCTGCGGCAACGGATGTACAAGGCGATCGATCTGGGCATCGCGGGCGAGATGCGTGAGGGCCGCCTGGTTCCGGCGTATACCAACATTGCCCTGATGTACGGCTTCCTGTGGGACTTTGCGGCGATCCACGATCACAACGCGGCCTGGAAGAAGAAATCTGTGGCGTGGAATGAGGAGGTCTATCGGCTGTTTGAGAAGTACGGAACCTTTCCGGAGTACAACTCACCGACCTATAGCGGTGTCGATATCTACGGTCTGGCCCTGTGGCGTGATTATGGTTCCTCGGCGCATATGCGTGAGATGGGCGCGGCGATGGAAACCAGCCTGTGGCGCGAGCTTGCCAACTACTACCAGCCTGACCTGAGAAACCTCAGCGGTCCCTTTGATCGTGCCTACGGTATGGATATGACGCACTACGTCAGCGTGGTGGGCGTATGGATGAGGACTGTGCTGGATGCATCGTCTGCCCCGTTGCCGCCGATCTCCGCGACGACCGATCATCTGGCGGATATCTGGTTTGCCTCGCATATCGCCATTCTGGGGACTGCGATCCCGCCGGATGCGCTTGCGAAGATGCAGCATTTCGCCGGAGCCCATGCCATTCGCCAGAACATCAGCGCGGAACGGACGGCAACGGCGTGGCTCGGCGATCACGTCCTTATAGGCGGAGAGCTGACCTCTAAGACCAAGGACGCCGGTGGACCGAGTTCGCAGTTTCATCCGGCGACCGTCCACTGGCGCACACCCTCCGGCGAGATCGGATGGGTGCAACTGGTGGCGTGTCCGCTGGTCGATGCCAGCGCCGATGAAAATGGACTGGATATCGACACGAAAGGCACCGTCCGCTTACGGATTCATGCCGCCGGTTTGAAGAAAGAGCAGATCAAGTCGGCGGCATGGCATCTGCCTGGACTACAAGTGGGTATCACGACTGATGCTTCCGGGTTTAGTATCGACGACGGAGCAGATTCGGTGGATCTGGTCTATTCCGGTTTGAGCCACATGAGATTCGATATCAAGCCAGTGGAATGATGCCGAAAGCAGAGCCCGTACCGGCATCGTCGCCGGTCTTCCTGTGCCGTTGTGACTGTGCAGGAGTTCTGTACAGATTTTGATGCAACGTTGGAAGGAACCAAACGAATGCCCTTGATGCGAACCGCAAAAGCCATCGTCACCGATATTCACTTCCTGATCCCGCTCATTGTTCTTTGCCTGGGGATCATTCTGCTGATTCAAATTCACTAATTGAGAAAAGTATTCTGCCGATGGCATCTCACGACAAACCACATGCACTGGAAGAAGCCAGCCGTCTGCACTGGGCCGGCGTAATCTGCGGTCTTAGCGCCGGCGTTTGGCTGGGCGCCGCTGAGGCTCCCACGAAACTCGTCAACGCCGGGCTGTCACCGTTTGCGGTGTCGCTCTGCATGGTCTCAGGTGTCTTTGCCGCGCGGTGGACCGTTCCCACGCTGCTGAAAGGCACAAGCCAGGTAACCAAGGACCTGATGCGGAAGAAGTATCTGATCCTCTGGGCGTTGCTTGCCGGCATGCTGTGGGCGGTTGCCAATACGCTGACGGTCTTTGCCATCCGCGATGTAGGACTGACCATCGCCTTTCCTCTCTGGAATACGAACTCGCTGATCGGTCTGCTATGGGGGCGGCTGCTCTTTGGTGAGCTGAATAACGCCAGCCGGTCGAACATCCTCAAGGTGGTGGTGGGCACTATCGCCATCGTCTCGGCCGCGACGCTGCTTGGCTTCAGCACCATGCATGCCGATGGAGGACACAGTCATCGTGCCGTGCAGGGTATTCTTGCGGCGCTCGGTGCCAGCCTGCTGTGGGGCACGATGTATATCCCCTACCGTAAGGCCTACATCAGCGGCATGAATCCGCTGTCGTTCGTTACGGCCTTTACTTTCGGCGAGCTGGGCACTGTCTTCGCATTGGTCTGGTACTTTGACGGTGGCGCGAAGGCGCCGATCTTCCATAAGGAAGGTCTGAGTCACCTGCTCTTCTGGCTCTTCCTCGGCGGCTTCGTCTGGGTGATCGGCGATATCTTCCAGCAGTTCGCGACCAAGTACCTCGGTATCGGCCGCGGCATTCCGCTCTCCAACACGAACCAGTTGTGGGGTCTGGCCTGGGGCGCGTTGGTCTTTGGCGAGCTGGCGAATGCCACCTCCGGCCAGCGGGTGATGGTTATTACCGGATCGCTGATCATGATCGGCGGAGCCATCGCTATCAGCAGCGCGGTCGCGACACAGCGTGAGCACATCTCGATGAACGATGCTCTGCAGCGTGAGTGCGACCGGTATGACCTCGATATCTCAGAGGTACTGCGAGATTATGCGACTCCGGAAATCGATCGCACGACACCGCGGAAGTGGTGGGACTATGCGATCATCGCCGCTGCTGTTGGGGTCTTTGTCTATCTCGGATGGAAGGCCAGGGTTCCGGAGTTAGTGATGAACCTGCGGTGGACCGGCATCCTCGTATGCCTGCTGATCGCGTCCGCAGCGGCTGGTCTGTTTGCACTGCGTAGATTGTCCAAGACGTAAAACCGAAACAGAAGCTTATGCCCGGCGAACGATGTTCGCCGGGCATAAGCATTTTTGTTTGTCATTTTGTGACGAAGCGAAGAAATCTGCTTTTGAATTCTCGCGATATTAGCGCTGAAGGCGCGTTCTATACCAGCCTGGGGCAACGCCCCAGGTTTCAGGCATCAAAAAACAATAGAGGGCTGAAGGCCCGTTCTATATTCGTGAGATGTTTGTACGTGGAGAGGTATGTGTAGGGAGATGATCGCGACCCGTAAGACATTAAGCCCGCTCTAAAAGACGCCCTTATAGAGCGGGCCTTCAGCCCTTGATCCTTTTCTCAACCAACAACCTGGGGCGTTGCCCCAGGCTGGTATAGAACGCGCCTTCAGCGCTTTTACAACTTGGCGCCCTTCGATAACTCAGGGTGATAGAGCCTTTCCATTCATTCATCAGACTCCTCCAGCATTCCAATCTGAAGCCGCTGCAGACGTTCCGGATCTGCAATCACGTCGAGCTGCGTGACTCTGCCGTCTGTGAAGGTGAACCGCAGTACCCGGAACAGGTGGCCTCGCGGAGCCAGAAGAATGCCGACTGCTCCATCCACCAGCGCCGGCTGAAAGAAACGCATATGCCGAGCGAAGGCGATGGCATTCCCTGCCCAGTTACGTGCTCCATGGATCTCGACCGGGAGCCCGGTAGCCGCAGCACTCTTGTCGATGTGGACGACAAGATCGGGATCCAGCACCTGCACCAGGGCTTCGATATCGCCGGCGCGCAACGCAGTGAGGAAGCTGTTTACGATCTCCCGCTGTTGTGTGAGCTCCAGACCCGTGTCAGGGCTGATGCCACGCACCTGACGACGGGCACGGCTTGCAAGCTGTCGTGTGGCGGTGGAGGTGCGGCCTAGGATCGGGGCGATCTCATCGAAAGGGAGATCCATGAGGTCGTGCAGTACAAAGGCAAAGCGTTCTGCCGGGCTGAGGCGGTTGAGCAATACCATCAGCGCTATGCCGACGGACTCCGCCAGAATCGCTTCCTGCTCAGGGTCAATGCTGGCGTCGTCTTTTGCCGGAATCTCGATGGGGTTTTCTTCGATCGAGTCTTCCCGGCGTGAGCTGCGGGAGCGCAATATATCCAGGCAGACGCGCGACACAACGGTGGTGAGCCAGCCGCGAAGGTTGTCGATGCTATTGGCATCGGAGCGGCTAAGCCGCACCCACGTCTCCTGCACGGCATCTTCGGCTTCGCTCAGGGAGCCGAGCATGCGGTAGGCGACACCGCGCAGATGTCCACGGTTCTGCTCGAACTGTTTTGCCAGCCAATCTTTTTCCGCCACCTCTGTCACATCCCTCCCATTGCTCCCGTCATGGTTGTGACGAGCGAAACCCAGGCAATGTGACAAGGGTACTCGTCGCGTAGCACCCGCAGACTGCGGGAGAGGAAAAGGAGAAACGCAATGCAGGCAAGAATGATGAATCCGGCGATGGTTGTTCCCGAAGCCATGCAGGCGCTGATGGCGCTTAGCGCAGCCACCAAGAATGGAGGGGTCCCGGAGAAGACGCTGGGCCTGATGCATCTGCGCGCCAGCCAGATCAACGGCTGCGGCGTCTGCCTCGACATGCATGCCCGCATGGCCAGGCATGAGGGCGAAACGGACGAGCGCATGTTCGCGGTAGCGGCGTGGAGAGAAGCTCCGTACTTCACGGACGCCGAGCGCGCTGCGCTTGCGCTGACGGAAGCTGCGACTCGCCTGAGCGATCGGTCTGATCCGGTTCCGGATGATGTTTGGAATGAGGCAGCCAGGCACTACGACGAGAAGGCATTGGCGGTTCTGGTTCTCCAGATCGCTCTGATTAACGTGTGGAACCGTGTAAACGTCACCACAAAGCAGATTGCCGGCGAGTGGATGAAGTCGGAAGAAGCGAAGAAGTGGGTGCCGGAGGCAGTACAGAAGGCCTCGTAAACCAAAGGTCCAGCCGCCAGAAGCGGCTGGACTTTCACATTTTGTTTGTCATTTCGTAGCGAAATCCATATTGACAAAGCTGCCGTGCAGGATTACTTTGCAATGTAAAGTGAAGCGATGAGCGACCTGCACAAAGCGCTTGGTGATATCAGCAGTATTCGTAAGCAGCTGGCGAATACCACGGAGTTCCGTGGCTATGGTCCGGCGACACTGGCTGCCACCGGTGGTTTTGCGGTCCTTGCTGCTGTTGCGCAGGCGTACTGGGTGCCAGAGCCTGTACATCATCTACCGGCGTATCTGGCGGTATGGGTTGCGACAGCGATTGTTTGTGCTGCGCTTACGGGAGTCCAGATGTATACGCGGACACGGCGCATGCACTCCGGGTTGTCGGATGAGATGCTTCGCATGGCGGTGGTGCAGTTCTTGCCCTCGGCCGGTGCGGGTCTGTTGTTGACCGGCGTGTTGGTGTACTTCGCGCCTGCGGTCACGTGGATGCTTCCCGGGCTGTGGCAGGTGATCTTCAGCATCGGTATCTTCTCTTCCTGCAGGTTTTTGCCACGCGCGATGAGTGCGGCGGGCGCCTGGTATCTCGCGACTGGACTTGGCTGCCTCTCCCTGGCGGGAAGCCGTGCGCTCTCGCCGTGGACGATGGGCGTGGCCTATGGAGTCGGCCAGCTTCTTGTCGCCGGTGTTCTGTTTGTGAACGCGGAAGGAGAGGGCGATGAAGTCTAAGTCTGCCTCCGACGGAGGCCGCTTTGCCTATGAGGGGCTGGACCGCGTGATTCACGAGCGGGCGCGCCTCAGCATTCTTACGTCGTTGGTGACAAATCCCAAGGGGCTGACCTTCAACGACCTCAAGCAGATGTGTGCTCTGACCGATGGCAATCTGAGCCGGCACCTGAGTGTGCTGGAGAAGGAGAAGATGGTCGAGATCCTGAAAGGACACGATCAGAACCGTCCGCTTACTGTGTGCCGTATGACGTCTTCAGGGCGAAAGCGCTATCTCGAATATCTCTCCACGCTGGAGCAGGTGATTCGCGATGCAGCCGAAGACGCAAAGCCCGTGGGAGCACAGGTGCGTGGCCTGACTCCGTCACGAGTCTAAAAAATTTGCCTATTAACTTTGCAATACAAAGTTCTCTGCGGTGAAGAGGAAAAAGGAGAGAAGTCGATGGCTGAATACTCAATCTTGCAGGTACCCGTGCGAGGGATCTTTCGCTCGTTATCGATGGGCGTAAAGCTGATCCTGATCTGTTTTCTGGCCTTGTTTATGACCATACCTTCGTTCTTTGTCTATGGACTGGTAAACGAACGTACGAACCGTGCGAAGGAGGTAGCCAATGAGATCGGCAGCGGCGTTGGTGGGCCGCAGACTTTCCTCGGACCAACGCTTGCGATTCCTTATAGCGCCCCAGGTTCGTCGCCATCGGCTCCACTGGAGCGGGGGACGTACTTTGTTTTTCCCGCGGAAGGAAACGCAGCGATTAAAACGGCAACCGAGGAGCGCCATCGCTCGTTGTTCCGGGTGCCGGTCTTTCAGGCGGATTTGGTCTTCGACGCGAACTTCGACCTGACCGGCGTTCCGGAGGCTCTGCCCAAGGATGCCACGCTGAACTGGGACCGTGCTGAGGTTCTTGTCGGTGTAAGCGATGCGCGCGGTGCCCTGGCTGACGCAGTGCTTACCTCTGACGCTGGAACCGTGACGCTCACGCCTGCAAAGGCGGTCGATAGTGTCGTCATGGGAGAGCAGAAGCAGCAGAAACTCTCGCTCATTGGGGCGCAGGTCAGCGAGGCGAAGCCCGGAAACAAGTTCCATGTGAAATCTGTCCTTAAGTTCTCCGGCGCGAACCGGATTGCCGTTCTCGCCTATGGCAAGACAACCCGCCTCACAGCGCAGGGCGATTGGCGGACCCCTGGCTTCGACGGTGGTATTCCGCCAGCCACCAGAAACCTGAACGAGCAGGGATACACTGCTACGTGGACTGTCCCTTTCATTGCCCGCAACGTACGCTCCGAGGGAGCCGGAAACATCCTGGCGTCGCTCGACACAACCAACCTGGGAATCTCGTTCGTTGAAGTTGCAGATCCGTATCAATCCGTGGAGAGGTCGCTGAAATACGCGCTTCTCTTCCTCGGCATGGTCTTTCTCTCTTACTTCGTCTTTGAAGCGACGACGCGAAAGAGCGTGCACCCTGCGCAGTATGTGCTGGTTGGCATCGCGCAGCTTATCTTCTATTTGCTGCTGCTCTCGTTTGCGGAACGCATCGGCTTCAACTACGGGTTCCTGATCGCGGGCGCTGCAACAGTTGGGCTGTTGTCCATCAATGCCGCCTGGATCTTTGAGAGCCGGATGCAGGGCTTGCGAGCCTTCGCCATCTTCTCGTTGCTGTACACACTGATCTATCTGCTGCTTACGCTGGAAGACAATGCGCTTCTGGTCGGCTCGGTCACCAGCTTCCTCGTCGTAGCAGCAGCGATGTACTTCACGCGGACGATTGACTGGTCAGGATCTGTCTCCGGTGCATCGAGCTCCGTGCCAGTCAATCAGGAAGGCACGCGATGACACACGAAGGACTGCACGTCGCCATCATCATGGATGGCAACGGCCGGTGGGCGACGCGGCGCGGATTACCCCGCGCCGCCGGCCACCGCGCTGGAGTGGCGACGATCCGCCGTATTGTCGATCGCGCTCT
This genomic window from Terriglobus albidus contains:
- a CDS encoding acyltransferase family protein, producing the protein MTLSSSMPRPEVSSESQAPSSSPRLTSLDVLRGLTIALMIMVNTSGDGAHTFPFLSHAPWNGCTLADVVFPCFLFMVGISIVFSLRGKLRKGVASSTIILQAAKRTLVLFALGLAVSSFPHYAWHTFRVFGVLQRIAICFFIATLLYLKAKPRTLVVVTVSILLGYWILLRWVPVPGFGMPGVDVPFLDPVGNFPAWLDRHLLPASHLYRADFYDPEGLLSSVPSLATALLGVLTGIWITRNGVTSATARGLLTASVSFLALSGVWSIWFPLNKRLWTSSFVLFNAGLSLLALWFFFQIIDLRPGKKRFIEPALVFGTNSLAVYAFSEFFAGTLDAIRLPGRHQTVQQWLFHPLTLVFPNLYIAALAYALLFVGVCYLPMLLLYRKQIFIKI
- a CDS encoding TonB-dependent receptor, with amino-acid sequence MNEKKINPIKQSLGRIVLAPLGLCFALSLAFLSGEHLLAQGITGTIAGNVADASGATIADATVTVTQTETNTIRKVTTSDTGSFTVTQLAPGHYTVQVDHAGFQTFRQVGITLAIDQTIQLSPVLPNGEVTQTVEVTGAGNTIQTQDSSIGTVVESQAIQNTPLNGRLGLMGLISLAPGIQGVGAQDQLATRGITFAAGTGSRSSYGGLTSTLDGVTNQEVTLQRAEPEVPSLDAISQFKVLSNGAPAEFGQPAALIVVSASGANQFHGGALEYNRSKGMGAKAYFSGANPRPPYQRNEFGANLSGPILIPHVYNGRNKSFFFVAYEGFRLTQSYSDNTQQPTALMRQGVFTEFSGNITNPSTGTAFANKTIPTANQNAVSLKLLSLLYPNPTTSGTGVNTYEQVQTTSTASRVSVRLDHQLTANDQLRFTFLRAFYGPSPTNGSTSLQGGNAQDGEHNMNIILGWTHVFSPNLLLDTYGSFFHLPIYRTPQNYKTDFSSIIPGLGTGLIQGAPQITITNIQGVSESGSKDLEQVGQIGTSLTKIAGSHTIKGGFSYLYDNHWNISATSPQRGSFRFTGQYSGNAFADFLLGYPVTAIKPVPNDYVKRDISAQYAAYIQDDWKILRNLTINAGLRYDLQLFSDNLYRNTALYIPNLKQVVVFGNSYPSAAIPSFLTSIPITLSSTANLPNNVFSYLGQNKKNFAPRLGFAYEVRPNTVLRGAFGIYYNLLPASYITTAPFANLPFSGSQTFNNSSGSTPSFSMSNAFSGTGSFAANPSVLAQASTTTPYTEQYNLALEHQFAGNWTVRVGYAGQHNLKQNNYGGSGNYAPNINLPSTPVLIKNGSVTAQSLNLVQPFSTISLNMAPIFHSTMNALQVGAHRQYHNGVSFGAEYQWTRVIGTENLQNPSGSAPNDSYGNVGGITPQALTVNYSYLLPFGKGKTFLGTAGNVVDKIVSGWQVSGISVFQTGQPFSVTYTAPGTYTDGSGNKWTNLVSGRASRAAGASLYPTTKNKTQWFNPAAFTAPTDANGIPGGAYGNSGYNMLRGPRYQNWDINLQKNIVFKERYRVQLRADSFNVFNHPNFGTPNANISNTSTIGTITSTSSTPTYQQRTVEFAAKFNF
- a CDS encoding translocated intimin receptor Tir; the encoded protein is MPLMRTAKAIVTDIHFLIPLIVLCLGIILLIQIH
- a CDS encoding GRP family sugar transporter is translated as MASHDKPHALEEASRLHWAGVICGLSAGVWLGAAEAPTKLVNAGLSPFAVSLCMVSGVFAARWTVPTLLKGTSQVTKDLMRKKYLILWALLAGMLWAVANTLTVFAIRDVGLTIAFPLWNTNSLIGLLWGRLLFGELNNASRSNILKVVVGTIAIVSAATLLGFSTMHADGGHSHRAVQGILAALGASLLWGTMYIPYRKAYISGMNPLSFVTAFTFGELGTVFALVWYFDGGAKAPIFHKEGLSHLLFWLFLGGFVWVIGDIFQQFATKYLGIGRGIPLSNTNQLWGLAWGALVFGELANATSGQRVMVITGSLIMIGGAIAISSAVATQREHISMNDALQRECDRYDLDISEVLRDYATPEIDRTTPRKWWDYAIIAAAVGVFVYLGWKARVPELVMNLRWTGILVCLLIASAAAGLFALRRLSKT